One genomic window of Haliotis asinina isolate JCU_RB_2024 chromosome 4, JCU_Hal_asi_v2, whole genome shotgun sequence includes the following:
- the LOC137282743 gene encoding uncharacterized protein: MEVTRLVSVCLSVLVLSQVLLANPYGSRDTDTALGEDVANLAQDLVRLFEDARRESSESSDERRAKRYVHFNIGSDHQLPRRSYRNRRIHHDRRRARGGVQVSRV, from the exons ATGGAAGTAACAAGACTAGTGTCCGTTTGTCTCTCCGTCCTTGTCCTGTCACAGGTCCTGCTTGCCAATCCCTACGGGTCACGTGACACCGACACTGCCCTCGGTGAAGATGTTGCCAACCTCGCCCAAGATCTCGTGAGAT TATTTGAGGACGCCCGACGCGAGAGTAGTGAAAGTTCCGACGAGCGTCGTGCCAAGAGGTACGTCCATTTCAACATTGGCAGCGACCACCAGTTGCCCCGACGTAGTTATCGCAATCGCCGCATCCACCACGACCGTCGTCGTGCACGTGGTGGTGTTCAAGTGTCCAGAGTCTGA